The Helianthus annuus cultivar XRQ/B chromosome 16, HanXRQr2.0-SUNRISE, whole genome shotgun sequence genome includes a window with the following:
- the LOC110918331 gene encoding U-box domain-containing protein 44, with protein sequence MEGKGVSDVYDGYDADEASSSVTKDCLTCSELSHSTRKLSVILGEFKENKIMEASPIRKAVESLETELQKAKALVASPRYASSPNKRIEEITENLGRSIGLVLFASHDVSMNGKEKLEALRREMMSAAPFSAASSDSKSDFLDDVVTEEYDNIVEEIIEEEKDFSCSSVEDVVLYLKCGNDEQLKVALFGLNTLISDGTTSGEWIDTEGVIPILFSRLSSTNSVNRLSIIKNLRSIVAQNDEIKGKMAEVDYLSALVKSLARDEDERREAVGLLSTLSDVSAVRRRIGRIQGCIVMLVAIFNGEDQTASDDAGKLLAALSSNTQNALHMAEAGYFKPLIKYLTEGSDMSKILMATAISRMELRDETRASIGEDGAIPPLVKMFKEGKLEAKLSSLSALQNLSTLKENTKRLINSGIVPSLLQLLFSVTSVLMTLREPASAILARIAKSDDMLVNHDIALQMFSLLNLSSPIIQIHLLEALNSIISHPRASKVRRKMKENGSIQLLLPFLTESNPEIRIGAFSFIYTLSKELSDELMDQLGETHVLTIVNTLSSSTSDNEKAIAAGILCNIPVTDKKATDILKKANLLPVLVSIMSSKQANSTNSTTPLSSELIENIAGVLIRFTITTNVKLQLYAGENRVIPVLVKILSDGPIIAKCRAATSLAQLSRNCLNLRKSKKSTWLCVHPSKEAFCEVHNGYCFVKTTFCLVKSGAVSPLIKILEGDQREADEAVLEALSTLLQDEIWENGCGFLEKVAGIEAIIKVMEFGSVKTREKAVWILERVFRVEDYRVKYGAMAQVVLIDLAQNGEAQLKPTVAKLLAQLELLQFQSDYF encoded by the exons ATGGAGGGTAAAGGTGTATCTGATGTGTATGATGGTTATGATGCTGATGAGGCTAGTAGTAGTGTGACAAAAGATTGTTTAACTTGTTCGGAGTTATCGCACTCTACACGGAAATTAAGTGTAATTCTAGGTGAATTTAAGGAGAATAAGATCATGGAGGCGTCTCCGATTAGAAAAGCTGTTGAATCTCTTGAAACCGAGTTGCAAAAGGCAAAGGCTTTGGTTGCAAGTCCGCGTTATGCGTCTTCACCGAACAAACGAATCGAAGAAATCACGGAAAATCTTGGCAGATCGATAGGGCTTGTGTTGTTTGCTAGTCATGATGTGTCGATGAACGGTAAAGAAAAACTCGAGGCGTTAAGGAGGGAAATGATGAGTGCTGCGCCGTTTAGTGCTGCAAGTTCTGACAGTAAATCGGATTTTCTGGATGATGTCGTAACAGAAGAATATGATAATATCGTTGAGGAGATAATTGAAGAGGAAAAGGATTTTTCGTGTTCTAGCGTTGAAGATGTTGTTTTGTATCTCAAGTGTGGAAACGATGAACAGTTAAAAGTAGCACTTTTTGGTTTGAACACATTGATAAGTGACGGTACGACTTCTGGTGAATGGATTGATACTGAAGGTGTTATCCCAATTTTGTTCAGTCGGTTGAGTTCTACAAATTCAGTTAATCGGTTGAGTATCATTAAAAATCTGAGAAGCATCGTTGCACAAAACGATGAAATCAAG GGCAAGATGGCAGAGGTTGACTATTTGTCAGCACTGGTCAAATCATTGGCTCGTGATGAGGATGAACGGAGGGAAGCGGTAGGCTTGTTATCAACTCTGTCTGACGTGTCAGCTGTGAGAAGAAGGATCGGAAGAATTCAAGGATGTATCGTTATGTTAGTTGCAATTTTTAACGGTGAAGATCAAACAGCTTCCGATGACGCAGGGAAGTTGTTGGCCGCTTTATCAAGCAATACCCAAAATGCACTTCATATGGCAGAAGCTGGTTATTTCAAGCCACTAATTAAGTACCTAACCGAAG GGTCCGACATGAGTAAAATTCTCATGGCGACAGCGATTTCAAGAATGGAACTTCGAGACGAAACGAGAGCTTCCATCGGAGAAGATGGTGCAATTCCTCCATTGGTTAAAATGTTCAAAGAAGGAAAACTCGAAGCTAAACTATCATCATTAAGTGCACTACAAAACTTATCAActttaaaagaaaacacaaaaagattaATCAATTCCGGAATCGTACCCTCACTTCTACAACTCTTGTTCTCCGTGACATCGGTTCTCATGACTCTTCGTGAACCAGCTTCCGCCATATTAGCACGGATCGCTAAATCCGATGATATGCTTGTAAACCACGATATTGCTCTTCAAATGTTCTCGCTTCTCAATCTTTCAAGTCCCATTATTCAAATTCACCTCTTGGAAGCTTTAAACAGCATCATTTCTCATCCGAGGGCATCGAAAGTTAGACGAAAAATGAAAGAAAACGGTTCGATTCAACTTCTTTTaccctttcttaccgaatcgaaTCCTGAAATTAGAATTGGTGCCTTCAGTTTTATCTACACTTTGTCTAAAGAGTTATCCGATGAACTTATGGATCAACTGGGAGAAACTCATGTTCTTACGATTGTAAACACGCTCTCATCTTCAACGTCTGATAATGAAAAGGCGATCGCTGCTGGGATTCTGTGTAATATTCCGGTTACCGACAAGAAAGCTACAGACATACTCAAAAAGGCGAATCTATTACCTGTTCTTGTGTCAATCATGAGCTCAAAACAGGCGAATTCGACGAATTCAACGACCCCGTTATCGTCAGAGTTGATCGAGAATATCGCAGGGGTATTGATTAGATTTACGATCACGACGAATGTAAAGCTGCAGCTTTATGCAGGTGAAAATCGAGTAATTCCCGTTCTTGTAAAGATTCTGTCTGACGGGCCAATAATTGCGAAATGTAGAGCTGCAACTTCGCTAGCTCAGCTATCGAGGAACTGTTTAAACCTCAGAAAGTCAAAAAAGTCAACGTGGCTATGTGTTCATCCTTCTAAAGAAGCCTTTTGCGAAGTTCATAACGGTTACTGTTTTGTGAAAACCACTTTTTGTTTGGTGAAATCCGGTGCGGTTTCCCCGTTGATTAAAATCTTGGAAGGTGATCAACGGGAAGCTGATGAAGCGGTTCTCGAGGCTTTATCGACTCTTTTGCAAGACGAAATATGGGAAAACGGGTGTGGGTTTCTTGAAAAAGTGGCGGGAATTGAAGCGATTATAAAAGTGATGGAGTTCGGGAGTGTAAAGACTCGAGAGAAAGCTGTTTGGATATTGGAACGGGTTTTTCGGGTCGAAGATTATCGAGTGAAATATGGAGCAATGGCACAGGTTGTGTTGATTGATCTTGCACAGAATGGTGAGGCACAGTTGAAACCAACAGTTGCAAAGTTATTAGCACAACTTGAACTCTTGCAGTTTCAGTCTGATtacttttga